CCGGATCGCCCCGGCCCGCCACCCGGCGGACCGGGGCGGTCACCCGGTTCCCGGCCGGCCCTACTCCGGGCGCCACGGGCTGCTGCCCGTGGTCGGCCGGGTGGGGTCGTGGAACTTCGGCAGGTCCGGCTCGTCGACCCGCAGCGGCGCCAGGCCCGCGGTGATGGCGCGCATGATCCGCTCGTGCGCCCGCCGCGCGTCGCCCGGCTTGCCGTCCTCCAGCCCGGACAGGTCCACCGGCTTGCCGAAGTGCACCTTGAACGTCGGCCGCCGGCGCAGGCCGCGCAGGTACGACGTGAGGTAGGGCTTGGCGTCCTCCCAACCCCCGACCCCGGTGTTGCCCCAGTAGACGGCCTCGTGCGCGCCCCACTGGCTGACCGGGACCACGGGGATGTCGCCGCTCAGCGCGAGCCGCGCGGCGCCCGTCTTGCCGCGCTCCGGCCACAGCCCCGGGTCGAGGCTGATCCGGCCCTCCGGGTACAGCGCGATCGGGTCGCCGCCGCGGCGCAGCGCCTCGACCGTGCGGTGGTAGGCGTCGCCGACGTTGGCCGCCGCCCGGTCCACCCGCAGGTGGCCGGAGGCCCGCAGCAGGGGACCCAGGACCGGCGCGTCGAGCAGCCCGCCGGTGAGCAGGAACCTCGGCGCGACACCGAGCCTGCGGCAGGCGGCGATCAGCACGAACGGGTCGAGGTTGCCGATGTGGTTGGACGCGAGCAGCAGGGGACGTCCCCTGAGGTCCGCCGGGATGTCGCCGGTGACTTCGAGTCGTCCGCTGAGACCGACGACCCCTTGGTCGACGGCGGTCAGCACGCGCCACAGCAGTGGTGTGGGCACGACGGGCAGGCTACGGCGTGTCGAGGTGTCGGCGCACCGGGTTCGGGGCAACCATGGGGCATCGGGCAGCGCGCGTCACGTCGCCCCGTGAAGCTTGGGGTCGTTGGGGCTGGAGGGACTACCGTAGGCACATGGCCGGCCGAACTGGGACCTCGCGCAAGGGCACGACCCGCAGCACCGGAACCGGGTCGAAGCCCCGTTCGAGCGCGTCCCGGTCCGGCTCGTCGCGCTCGGCGTCGGCCCGGTCCGGTTCGGCGCGCTCCGGTTCGTCCCGGTCGGGTTCGGCGGCCAAGCGGTCGTCCGCCAGACGCGCGCCGGCGCGGAGGTCCCCCGGTTCCATCGGCCGGGTCTGGGGGCTGTTCGGCCGCGGCGTCGGCTCGGTGGTCCGCGCGGTGGGGCGGGGCAAGGAACTCGACCCGGCGCACCGCCGCGACGGCTTCGCGCTGGTGCTCATCTCGTTGGCCGTGATCACCGCCGCGGGCGTGTGGTGGCAGGCGGGCGGACCGGTCGGCCGGTGGGTCGACGTGGCCGTGCGCAGCTCCGTCGGCGGCCCCGCGGTGATCCTGCCCGTGCTGCTGCTGGTGATCGGCGTCGCGCTCATGCGCACCGACCCGAACCCGGAGGCCCGGCCCCGGCTGGTCATCGGCTCGATCCTGGTCACGGTCGGCTTCCTCGGCGTGTTCCACCTCGCGGGCGGCCTGCCGATGGACCCGCTCGCCCGCCGCGACGCCGGCGGCGCGCTCGGCTACCTGGCCGGCGGCTTCCTGGCCCAGGGCCTCACG
This genomic window from Saccharothrix sp. HUAS TT1 contains:
- a CDS encoding lysophospholipid acyltransferase family protein, yielding MPTPLLWRVLTAVDQGVVGLSGRLEVTGDIPADLRGRPLLLASNHIGNLDPFVLIAACRRLGVAPRFLLTGGLLDAPVLGPLLRASGHLRVDRAAANVGDAYHRTVEALRRGGDPIALYPEGRISLDPGLWPERGKTGAARLALSGDIPVVPVSQWGAHEAVYWGNTGVGGWEDAKPYLTSYLRGLRRRPTFKVHFGKPVDLSGLEDGKPGDARRAHERIMRAITAGLAPLRVDEPDLPKFHDPTRPTTGSSPWRPE